The following coding sequences are from one Paenibacillus tundrae window:
- a CDS encoding Gfo/Idh/MocA family protein: MKKYALCGVSNRALIMFIEPLLTTYAKGHQIVALLDSDPLRFDIAKSQFPELNDIPTYSPESFDLMLDETDADTIIVTSRDDTHMDYILAGLKRDINVLSEKPMVTTAADATKVMEAEMLSKGKVTVMFNYRYNPIHRRIKEMIQDGKLGRVTSVDLNWYVDTFHGSSYFRRWNRYRDISGGLSVHKSTHHLDLVNWWLDQQPEEVFAFGALHYYGDRSEYNPARVDGRHCDTCDVREDCAYVMRWSAANVKDDHLRVEDNKKPKYTDYRTDACIFDSDIEIEDTYTASIKYNQGALLSYSINFSAPYEGYRLAINGTKGRIESTEYHEPSRVPFPIPQQTIDYYPLFGAKEIIHVVRGEGGHGGGDPVLLNDLFGSSKQHREYSILAGSEAGAYSIAAGEAMWRSNAENRLVRIDELLMGQNSKFHKEQAQVTKS; the protein is encoded by the coding sequence ATGAAAAAATATGCGCTATGCGGCGTTAGCAACCGTGCACTAATCATGTTTATTGAACCTTTACTCACTACTTATGCCAAGGGACATCAGATTGTTGCACTCCTAGACAGTGATCCCTTACGCTTTGATATAGCTAAATCTCAGTTTCCAGAGTTGAACGATATTCCTACTTACAGCCCGGAATCGTTTGACCTGATGCTGGATGAAACAGACGCGGACACTATTATTGTAACCAGCAGAGATGATACGCATATGGATTACATTCTTGCTGGTCTCAAACGAGACATCAACGTGCTTTCTGAGAAGCCGATGGTGACTACAGCCGCAGATGCAACAAAAGTAATGGAAGCTGAAATGCTTAGTAAGGGCAAAGTAACGGTAATGTTCAACTATCGCTACAACCCGATCCATCGTCGGATTAAAGAAATGATTCAGGATGGTAAGCTCGGCCGAGTTACCTCAGTTGACCTTAATTGGTATGTAGATACGTTCCACGGCTCAAGCTATTTCCGCCGCTGGAACAGATATCGTGATATCTCGGGTGGCCTATCTGTCCATAAATCTACTCATCACCTTGATCTGGTTAATTGGTGGCTCGATCAGCAACCTGAGGAAGTATTTGCGTTTGGTGCTCTTCATTATTATGGCGATCGTTCGGAGTACAATCCTGCTCGTGTGGATGGACGTCATTGTGATACATGTGATGTTCGTGAAGACTGCGCATATGTTATGCGTTGGTCCGCAGCCAATGTAAAAGACGATCATCTGCGTGTGGAAGATAATAAGAAGCCTAAATATACGGACTATAGAACAGACGCGTGTATTTTCGATTCCGATATTGAGATTGAAGATACCTATACTGCTTCTATTAAATACAACCAAGGTGCACTCCTGAGTTACTCGATTAATTTCTCTGCGCCTTATGAAGGTTACCGGTTAGCCATTAATGGTACGAAAGGTCGGATCGAAAGTACCGAATATCATGAACCGAGCCGTGTTCCCTTTCCGATTCCACAACAGACCATTGATTATTACCCATTGTTTGGAGCTAAAGAAATCATTCATGTCGTCCGTGGCGAAGGAGGGCATGGTGGCGGTGATCCCGTTTTACTTAACGATCTATTCGGATCTTCTAAACAACATCGAGAATACAGCATCCTTGCAGGTTCCGAAGCCGGCGCATACTCTATTGCCGCGGGCGAAGCGATGTGGCGGTCAAATGCAGAAAATAGGTTGGTGCGGATCGATGAGTTACTTATGGGACAAAACAGTAAATTTCATAAGGAACAAGCTCAGGTAACAAAAAGTTGA
- a CDS encoding ABC transporter ATP-binding protein, which translates to MIKLLYYLKKYRVAAIAALVMMLIELAVELAQPYLISKIIDNGIQEGDLSVVWLWGGVLVASAVVAFAAGIASSFFASHASLGFGYDLREKLYDKVQAFSYAVFNRFATSSLITRLTGDVTQVQDTVFMSLRFMTRVPLVVIGSMIMAVVVNPRLGLLLVVMVPVLLIVVVWMIKKAALLFRNVQRRLDAVNGVIQENLTGIRLIRVFVRMGHEIERFAGFSGKLMKGTISALRLTETTMPFMLLMMNGCIIAVLWFGRADINSGSATVGEVVAVINYLLRTIGAMSALSWILVTFSRASASAQRLNEVFETEDDSESAQKSANLFSTESGRSASSVEQGTSILTPKQQSIQGAVEFKNVGFHYPNSDITVLENISFSARQGERIAIMGATGSGKSSLVQLIPRLYTEDTGQIRIDGTNAERLDTSLLRGAIGYVPQEVVLFTGSVRDNIAWGREDATLAEIQEAAKRAQIHETIEKLPNGYDTQLGQRGVNLSGGQKQRLSIARALIRRPSILILDDSTSALDVATEARLLDALEELSCTTFIITQKISSTTSADLILLLDDGRLIGQGKHEDLMDSSELYRRIYQSQYGEGTPHVQSIH; encoded by the coding sequence ATGATCAAGCTGTTGTACTACTTGAAGAAATACCGAGTCGCCGCCATTGCTGCCCTGGTCATGATGTTGATTGAGCTTGCAGTGGAGCTGGCTCAGCCGTATCTCATCTCGAAGATTATCGATAACGGCATTCAGGAAGGCGATCTGTCCGTCGTCTGGTTATGGGGCGGAGTGCTCGTGGCGAGTGCGGTTGTTGCTTTTGCTGCCGGAATTGCCAGTTCGTTTTTTGCATCCCATGCGAGCTTGGGATTCGGATACGATCTGCGGGAGAAGCTGTATGATAAAGTGCAAGCGTTCTCTTACGCCGTGTTCAATCGTTTCGCCACCTCATCGCTCATTACTCGCTTAACAGGGGATGTTACCCAGGTTCAGGATACCGTTTTCATGAGTCTGCGCTTCATGACACGTGTCCCTCTGGTCGTGATTGGTAGCATGATTATGGCCGTCGTTGTGAATCCGCGATTGGGTCTGCTGCTGGTCGTGATGGTGCCTGTGTTGCTTATTGTCGTGGTCTGGATGATCAAAAAGGCAGCGCTGCTGTTCCGCAATGTGCAGCGCAGGCTGGATGCCGTCAACGGAGTCATCCAGGAGAATCTGACAGGCATTCGGCTGATCCGTGTCTTCGTACGGATGGGCCATGAGATTGAACGCTTTGCCGGCTTCAGCGGCAAGCTAATGAAAGGCACGATCTCCGCGCTACGCTTAACGGAGACGACGATGCCGTTTATGCTGCTCATGATGAACGGCTGCATTATCGCTGTACTATGGTTTGGGCGAGCTGATATTAACTCGGGCAGTGCAACGGTGGGTGAAGTGGTAGCTGTCATTAACTACCTGCTTCGTACCATTGGGGCAATGTCTGCACTATCGTGGATTCTCGTGACGTTCTCCCGAGCAAGCGCTTCAGCGCAGCGGTTGAATGAAGTCTTTGAAACTGAGGACGATTCAGAATCGGCTCAGAAGTCAGCGAATTTATTTTCTACAGAATCAGGACGGTCTGCATCATCAGTAGAACAAGGTACATCCATATTGACTCCAAAACAGCAGTCGATACAAGGTGCGGTTGAGTTCAAGAATGTTGGCTTTCATTATCCGAACAGTGATATTACGGTACTTGAAAATATCTCGTTCTCTGCCCGCCAAGGTGAGCGCATTGCCATTATGGGAGCGACAGGCTCAGGCAAGTCTTCACTCGTACAGTTAATTCCAAGGCTCTACACGGAGGACACAGGTCAGATCCGGATTGACGGTACCAACGCAGAACGTCTGGATACCTCGTTGCTGCGAGGGGCAATCGGTTATGTTCCACAGGAGGTTGTCCTATTCACAGGCTCTGTGCGCGATAACATCGCTTGGGGCCGAGAGGATGCTACGCTGGCTGAGATTCAAGAAGCCGCTAAGCGTGCTCAGATTCATGAAACGATTGAGAAATTGCCGAATGGTTATGATACACAGTTAGGTCAACGCGGCGTTAACCTGTCGGGTGGACAGAAGCAACGTTTATCCATTGCAAGGGCATTAATTCGTCGTCCAAGTATTTTGATTCTGGATGACAGTACAAGTGCACTGGATGTGGCAACCGAAGCAAGGTTATTGGATGCACTGGAGGAACTATCGTGCACAACCTTTATCATTACACAGAAGATTAGCTCCACAACCTCGGCCGATCTAATTCTGCTACTGGATGATGGACGGCTGATCGGGCAAGGTAAACATGAGGATCTGATGGATTCATCGGAATTGTACCGTCGCATCTATCAATCACAATATGGGGAGGGCACGCCGCATGTTCAAAGCATTCATTGA
- a CDS encoding glycoside hydrolase family 43 protein has translation MYLLSYFKEDAEDFFLAESPDGVMWTERNNGCAILTSSVGSRQIRDPFLLQDKHGRFHLLWTDGWESLSIGYATSTDLINWEDLRLIPLMEHVPDTQNVWAPEAFYDSVHDVYRIIWSSTTQPGSRNHRIWSTTTSDFTSFTEAALFFDPGFNVIDASVLSVDDEYLLLFKDERGQNKPGTEFKAIRSCIMKMTSDKAVFGSLSSMLTPPLMEGPTVYELPANSKLPWKWIMLADGFHEGYYAAFASNDLEKWEILSTSSIQLPTRIRHASVLRLN, from the coding sequence ATGTATTTGCTTAGTTACTTTAAGGAAGACGCGGAGGATTTTTTTCTCGCTGAAAGTCCAGACGGTGTGATGTGGACAGAACGAAATAACGGCTGTGCTATCTTAACTTCTTCTGTAGGAAGCAGGCAAATTCGAGATCCATTTCTGCTTCAAGACAAGCACGGTCGATTTCATCTTCTTTGGACGGATGGGTGGGAAAGTCTTAGTATTGGCTATGCCACAAGCACAGATTTAATTAACTGGGAAGATCTGCGGCTTATCCCATTGATGGAGCATGTCCCCGATACACAGAATGTATGGGCTCCTGAGGCTTTTTATGATTCAGTGCATGACGTTTATCGGATCATTTGGTCCTCAACCACGCAGCCTGGTTCACGGAATCACCGCATTTGGTCCACTACAACAAGTGACTTTACATCCTTTACTGAAGCAGCTCTGTTCTTTGACCCAGGTTTTAATGTTATTGACGCTTCAGTACTATCGGTAGACGATGAATACCTGCTGTTGTTTAAGGACGAGCGAGGTCAAAATAAGCCTGGTACGGAATTCAAAGCGATCCGTTCTTGCATAATGAAGATGACATCAGATAAAGCCGTATTCGGTTCTCTCTCTTCCATGCTAACGCCACCGCTTATGGAAGGTCCAACGGTCTATGAACTACCTGCAAATTCGAAGTTACCCTGGAAATGGATTATGCTGGCGGATGGTTTTCATGAAGGATATTACGCGGCGTTTGCTTCTAATGATCTGGAGAAGTGGGAAATTCTATCCACATCCAGCATCCAGCTGCCTACCAGAATTAGACATGCCTCTGTTCTACGTTTGAATTAA
- a CDS encoding ABC transporter ATP-binding protein produces MFKAFIEPFRQPPPPLDPATLKGGGSKPKARAKNWSGTLGRIWTYLARRKVKLSLVLLMVFASSALALLGPYMVGVAVDSFMDGESTSASWTRFLLGLVAVYVLFSLTSWLQNIWMIEIAQETVYRMRYDLFSHLHKLPIPFFGKRQQGEIMSRVTNDIENVSGTLNSSAIQIFSSILTLLGTFGVMLWLSPLLTLLTFIVVPLMALGMRWITRRTGPLFKERQRNLGELNGYIEETLSGQRIIKAFSQEERVIRGFEERNTRIRISGFWAQTISGFIPKLMNGLNNLSFAIVAGIGGILAIQGTVTVGIIIIFVEYARQFTRPLNDLANQWNTLLSAIAGAERVFEVLDEDEEAKDEGAAVSLEKVEGAVRFDRVSFGYDEGRDILHEISFEAKPGEMIALVGPTGAGKTTLIQLLSRFYDPTAGTLTVDGRDLTTIRRENLRSHMAFVLQDSFLFQGTIRENIRFGRLDASDEEVEIASKLANAHSFIMRMKGGYDKVLQADGSGISQGQKQLLAIARAILADPSILVLDEATSSIDTVTEIKIQEGLQRLMQGRTSFVIAHRLNTIRQADRILVLKDGHLLEQGSHDVLLEQGGFYSELYYSQLRKKAQ; encoded by the coding sequence ATGTTCAAAGCATTCATTGAACCCTTCCGTCAACCGCCACCACCGCTTGATCCTGCAACGCTCAAAGGCGGCGGCTCTAAGCCGAAGGCAAGAGCGAAGAATTGGTCAGGTACATTGGGGCGGATCTGGACGTATCTTGCACGCCGCAAAGTGAAGCTCTCACTGGTGCTGCTGATGGTATTTGCAAGCTCAGCACTTGCGCTACTTGGGCCATATATGGTGGGCGTCGCAGTAGATAGCTTTATGGATGGAGAATCAACCAGCGCTAGCTGGACCAGGTTCCTGCTTGGACTGGTTGCGGTGTATGTATTGTTCTCCCTAACATCTTGGCTGCAAAACATTTGGATGATCGAAATCGCACAGGAGACGGTATATCGTATGCGGTATGACCTGTTCTCCCACCTGCACAAATTGCCTATTCCATTCTTCGGCAAGCGCCAGCAGGGTGAGATTATGAGCCGGGTTACGAATGATATCGAGAATGTTAGCGGTACATTGAACAGCTCGGCCATTCAGATTTTCTCAAGTATATTAACGCTACTGGGAACGTTTGGTGTCATGCTCTGGCTGAGTCCATTGCTGACCTTACTTACATTTATCGTTGTGCCGCTTATGGCTCTTGGCATGCGCTGGATTACGCGTCGAACAGGGCCACTCTTCAAGGAGCGGCAGCGTAATTTGGGTGAACTGAATGGATATATTGAAGAGACGTTATCTGGTCAGCGCATCATTAAAGCATTTTCACAAGAGGAACGGGTCATTCGGGGGTTCGAGGAGCGAAATACTCGAATCCGGATTTCCGGCTTCTGGGCGCAGACCATCTCTGGTTTTATACCGAAGCTGATGAACGGACTCAACAACCTGAGCTTCGCCATTGTAGCAGGGATCGGCGGTATCTTGGCGATTCAGGGTACGGTTACGGTGGGGATCATCATCATTTTCGTCGAATATGCTCGTCAATTCACACGTCCGCTGAACGATCTTGCGAATCAGTGGAATACGTTATTGTCGGCAATAGCCGGAGCGGAGCGTGTATTTGAAGTGCTGGATGAAGATGAAGAAGCGAAGGATGAGGGTGCAGCGGTATCGCTTGAGAAGGTAGAGGGAGCGGTGCGCTTTGACCGGGTCTCCTTTGGATACGATGAAGGTCGTGACATTTTGCATGAAATTAGCTTTGAAGCGAAGCCTGGAGAGATGATTGCATTAGTGGGTCCAACTGGGGCAGGCAAAACCACGCTAATTCAGCTATTGTCCCGATTCTATGATCCAACTGCGGGTACGCTGACAGTGGATGGACGGGATCTCACAACCATTCGCCGAGAGAATCTGCGTTCGCATATGGCATTTGTTCTTCAGGATTCATTCCTATTTCAAGGGACGATTCGGGAAAATATCCGCTTCGGCCGTCTGGATGCATCAGACGAAGAGGTGGAGATTGCCTCCAAACTAGCCAATGCGCATTCCTTTATTATGCGAATGAAGGGTGGTTATGACAAAGTGCTTCAGGCCGATGGCAGCGGCATCAGTCAAGGGCAGAAGCAACTGCTTGCCATCGCCCGCGCGATTCTGGCCGACCCGTCCATTCTTGTGTTAGATGAGGCGACAAGTAGTATTGATACCGTTACGGAGATCAAAATTCAGGAAGGGCTGCAACGTCTTATGCAGGGGCGGACCAGCTTTGTCATTGCTCACAGGCTGAACACGATCCGCCAAGCCGACCGGATTCTAGTGCTGAAGGATGGGCATCTGCTAGAACAAGGCTCGCATGACGTCTTGCTGGAACAAGGCGGCTTCTACAGCGAGCTGTATTACAGTCAGCTACGCAAGAAAGCACAGTGA
- a CDS encoding MarR family winged helix-turn-helix transcriptional regulator encodes MRKDTPYSDLFQTIGIKIKRKADDQVNELGLNAQQGRIIGYIYEHQDNGLIQKNLAEAFNRRDATITSMLKGLEKNGYIERKIPSDNERQKNLYVLPKGEQVIHDVAEMFAKVEHEIVASLTEDEQATLMQLLTKVNQNL; translated from the coding sequence TTGCGGAAAGATACACCGTATTCGGATCTATTTCAAACGATTGGGATCAAGATCAAGCGCAAAGCCGATGATCAAGTGAACGAGTTAGGGCTTAATGCTCAACAAGGTCGAATCATCGGATATATCTATGAACATCAGGATAACGGATTGATTCAGAAAAACCTAGCTGAGGCATTCAACCGGCGGGATGCAACGATTACAAGTATGCTGAAAGGCTTGGAGAAGAACGGATATATCGAGCGTAAGATTCCTTCGGATAATGAGCGGCAGAAGAACTTATACGTCTTGCCTAAGGGTGAGCAAGTCATTCATGATGTAGCCGAGATGTTTGCCAAGGTGGAGCACGAGATTGTGGCAAGCTTGACGGAAGATGAACAGGCAACATTGATGCAGTTATTGACGAAGGTTAATCAGAACCTCTAA
- a CDS encoding CotH kinase family protein, translating into MGLNDNRQSSERRMNMGLPVYRITISSNEYQQLTSNIWSEQFVKGSMQMDGKQIPIRIRYRGGHTRGYAKKSFEIRTASRTYHFNAEYDDPSLIRNALSFRFFESIRVPAPSTKHCVLYLNGQLLGVYLRIEGVKSFFFRQRKIPVRSIFYAINDHAGFAIPSDSSSTDTRTNLLSGYSLIRGKEVDKARLRMFIQQLNAKSRLDLLRFLQTRMDTDNYLRWLCGAVFTGNYDGFDQNYTWYEKTKTRKYGILPWDYEGTWGRDCYGVQVDASLVRIQGYNKLTGKMLAFRRFREQYKKLMRHHLKTAFTEQKIMPIVNRLYHEISNEVEQDPYMKWPMDVFAGEPERIRTYVAERREYLHEKLHQL; encoded by the coding sequence ATGGGATTGAACGACAATCGACAGTCTTCTGAAAGGCGGATGAACATGGGGTTACCTGTTTACCGGATCACCATATCTTCTAACGAATACCAGCAACTAACATCCAATATATGGTCAGAACAATTTGTGAAAGGCTCTATGCAGATGGATGGCAAGCAGATACCGATCCGGATTCGTTATCGGGGAGGGCATACACGCGGTTATGCCAAAAAATCATTTGAGATTCGCACAGCTAGTCGAACGTATCACTTTAATGCAGAGTACGATGATCCTTCGCTCATTCGCAATGCGCTGTCTTTTCGCTTTTTTGAGTCGATCCGGGTGCCTGCGCCATCTACCAAGCACTGCGTTTTATACTTGAACGGACAGCTTCTGGGGGTATACCTAAGAATTGAAGGTGTGAAATCTTTCTTTTTTCGCCAACGGAAAATTCCTGTACGTAGTATCTTTTACGCCATTAACGATCATGCGGGATTTGCAATCCCTTCGGACTCTTCGTCAACCGATACGAGAACGAATCTCTTGTCTGGCTACAGCCTGATCCGTGGCAAGGAAGTGGATAAGGCGAGGCTGCGTATGTTTATCCAACAATTGAATGCAAAGTCCAGATTGGATCTACTTCGATTTTTGCAGACAAGGATGGATACAGACAATTACCTGCGCTGGTTATGCGGGGCTGTATTTACAGGGAACTACGATGGGTTCGATCAGAATTATACGTGGTATGAGAAAACGAAAACTCGCAAATATGGCATTCTTCCATGGGATTATGAAGGAACCTGGGGAAGAGATTGTTATGGTGTTCAAGTGGATGCCAGTCTTGTTCGGATTCAAGGGTATAATAAACTGACCGGGAAAATGTTAGCTTTTCGCCGCTTTCGCGAGCAATATAAAAAACTGATGCGTCATCATCTGAAGACGGCTTTTACAGAGCAGAAGATCATGCCGATCGTGAATCGACTATATCATGAAATCTCCAATGAGGTTGAGCAAGACCCTTATATGAAATGGCCTATGGATGTGTTTGCTGGTGAACCCGAGAGAATTCGTACCTACGTGGCAGAACGCCGGGAATATCTCCATGAGAAGCTACATCAGTTGTGA
- a CDS encoding carbohydrate ABC transporter permease codes for MNFKPAVIGKNMLLILMSLTMIYPVIWLLLGSFKANNEIFTATSLWPSQFQFSNYLEGWNAVPGYTFGQFVINSLTISILSVIGCILSSSLVAFPFARMNFPLKGLWFALLLGTLMLPTQVLLIPRYVMFSDLGWINTILPLVLPYFLASNAFFVYLMIQFLKGLPRELDEAALMDGCGLFRTFYSILLPNCKPVLYTMGIFSFLWSWDDYFDQLLYLNEVRKYTVPLALQMFVDNAAQINWGSLFAMSIVAIIPPVIIFFIAQKHFVEGVATSGIK; via the coding sequence ATGAATTTTAAACCTGCCGTTATCGGTAAGAATATGTTATTGATCCTGATGTCTCTCACAATGATCTACCCCGTTATATGGCTTCTGCTCGGTAGCTTTAAAGCGAATAACGAAATTTTCACAGCAACCAGTCTTTGGCCGTCGCAATTCCAGTTCAGTAACTATTTAGAAGGTTGGAATGCGGTTCCCGGCTACACCTTTGGTCAATTCGTTATCAACTCGCTGACGATTTCAATATTATCAGTCATTGGCTGTATCCTCTCCAGTTCACTCGTTGCTTTTCCGTTTGCACGAATGAATTTTCCATTGAAGGGTCTCTGGTTTGCGCTTCTACTCGGTACGTTAATGTTGCCCACACAGGTGTTACTCATCCCTCGTTATGTCATGTTTTCTGATCTAGGTTGGATCAATACCATCCTGCCTTTGGTCTTACCCTACTTCTTAGCTAGTAATGCCTTTTTTGTTTATCTGATGATCCAGTTTCTAAAAGGTCTACCACGTGAGCTAGATGAGGCTGCATTAATGGACGGCTGTGGTTTGTTCCGCACATTCTATAGTATTCTGCTTCCCAACTGCAAACCAGTGCTCTATACCATGGGTATTTTTTCTTTTTTGTGGAGCTGGGACGATTACTTCGATCAACTGCTTTATTTAAACGAGGTACGCAAATATACTGTTCCGTTGGCTTTACAAATGTTTGTGGATAACGCTGCCCAGATTAATTGGGGCTCCTTGTTTGCCATGTCAATTGTGGCCATCATTCCTCCTGTAATAATCTTCTTCATCGCACAAAAACACTTCGTTGAAGGCGTAGCTACGAGCGGTATTAAATAG
- a CDS encoding carbohydrate ABC transporter permease, which translates to MENTHSSSVLPIKKRKNASNNKNKTWAAYLFLLPWLIGFFGLTLWPFVNSFYLSLTESTLRSSTFIGLQNYVQMFQDERFLKSIEVTLTYVVLSVPLKLAMALFVAILLYKASLGMSIYRTLFYLPSLIGGSVAVAVMWRNIFGLDGLFNSFLSLIGITGKEWLGQPDYALYVLILLVVWQFGSSMVIFLAGLKNVPGDLYEAAEIDGASSISRFFKITLPMISPILLFNLILQTISSFQVFTQGYIITKGGPMDETLFSVLYIYDLAFKQQRMGYASAVSWSLLILIAVVTAIIFITSKRWVYYENDTKGSAK; encoded by the coding sequence ATGGAAAACACGCACTCTTCTTCGGTGCTACCGATAAAAAAAAGAAAAAATGCATCTAACAACAAAAATAAAACATGGGCTGCCTACTTATTTTTGTTACCCTGGCTCATCGGTTTTTTTGGACTGACGCTTTGGCCGTTCGTTAATTCGTTCTACTTATCGTTGACGGAAAGCACACTACGAAGCTCTACCTTTATTGGTCTGCAAAATTATGTACAGATGTTTCAGGATGAACGTTTTCTGAAATCCATTGAAGTAACGTTGACATATGTCGTGCTGAGTGTCCCCTTAAAACTTGCGATGGCACTGTTTGTCGCTATTCTGCTGTATAAAGCTTCCCTGGGCATGTCAATCTACAGAACTCTCTTTTATCTGCCTTCACTTATTGGTGGAAGTGTTGCTGTAGCTGTCATGTGGCGCAATATTTTTGGGTTAGATGGTCTGTTCAACAGCTTTCTAAGTTTAATTGGCATAACCGGTAAAGAGTGGCTTGGACAACCGGATTACGCTCTGTATGTGCTGATCCTACTTGTAGTATGGCAGTTCGGATCATCAATGGTTATTTTCCTGGCTGGTCTAAAAAATGTGCCTGGAGACCTCTATGAAGCTGCTGAAATTGATGGTGCCAGTTCCATATCCCGCTTCTTCAAAATTACGCTTCCCATGATTTCACCTATTCTATTATTTAATTTGATTTTACAGACTATAAGCTCTTTTCAGGTCTTTACTCAAGGTTACATCATCACTAAAGGTGGTCCAATGGACGAGACGCTGTTTTCTGTCTTGTATATTTATGACCTTGCTTTTAAACAACAACGTATGGGTTACGCCTCAGCAGTCTCATGGAGTCTACTTATACTGATTGCAGTTGTGACAGCCATCATATTCATAACGTCCAAACGCTGGGTTTACTATGAAAATGATACGAAAGGAAGTGCAAAATGA
- a CDS encoding MATE family efflux transporter produces the protein MYLSIPMMLGMSAGTLYNLINAFFIGLVHDTGMFSAITLGLPIFTVLMAFGNMFGVGGGTFITRLTATGEGEKAKKVAGYSLYFSLAAGLFIALISWLFITPIVHGLGANQAVYAYTSQYAMTLLAGGAIVIVNFALEQLVRSEGASKESMYGMFISIIASILLDVLFILIFDWHVFGAALSIVLANACSAAYYTWYLSYRSENLRGFLKHWKLNLQDQLEVYKIGVSELLQTSFLIVSTLLLNHYAMTFGDHIVAGFGIALRIVQLPEFLTMGIFMGIIPLVAHNFASGDFARLKATYKQATLYIAGIAVIFIGIVYVFKEQVIRLFSSDSSVLEAGTAILIAMLISALFTGLTGLFTGIFKAAGEGIPTNVMAICQGTLFIPVIIIFHQYFGLTGVIWSMTITEIVTSVLGLILFVFHYRRISQKNNRLVVNA, from the coding sequence ATGTATCTGTCTATTCCTATGATGTTGGGCATGTCTGCAGGAACGTTGTATAACCTCATCAATGCTTTTTTCATTGGTCTAGTTCATGATACAGGCATGTTCAGTGCCATTACTCTCGGCTTACCGATTTTTACTGTCTTAATGGCGTTTGGTAATATGTTTGGGGTCGGTGGCGGCACCTTCATTACCCGCCTAACGGCTACGGGTGAAGGGGAGAAAGCGAAGAAGGTTGCAGGTTACTCGCTTTACTTCAGCTTAGCGGCTGGTCTATTCATTGCCCTCATCTCTTGGTTGTTCATCACCCCGATTGTTCATGGGCTTGGCGCCAATCAGGCTGTATATGCATACACGAGTCAGTACGCCATGACCTTATTGGCAGGTGGAGCGATTGTCATCGTGAACTTTGCACTGGAACAGTTGGTTCGGTCAGAAGGTGCATCGAAGGAATCGATGTATGGCATGTTCATTAGCATAATAGCCAGCATCCTATTGGATGTTCTATTTATTCTTATCTTCGATTGGCATGTATTCGGTGCTGCGCTGTCCATCGTATTGGCGAATGCTTGCTCAGCAGCCTATTATACCTGGTATTTATCATATCGCAGTGAGAATCTTAGAGGCTTCTTAAAGCACTGGAAGCTGAACCTGCAAGATCAGTTAGAGGTCTATAAAATTGGCGTATCCGAACTGCTGCAAACGTCATTCCTGATCGTATCGACTCTGCTGTTGAACCACTATGCCATGACATTTGGTGATCATATTGTCGCTGGCTTCGGTATTGCGCTACGGATTGTGCAGTTGCCTGAGTTTCTAACGATGGGGATCTTCATGGGAATTATTCCGCTCGTGGCGCATAATTTTGCAAGTGGGGATTTTGCTCGATTAAAAGCAACGTATAAACAGGCGACGCTGTATATTGCAGGGATCGCGGTGATTTTTATCGGCATCGTATATGTATTTAAGGAACAAGTCATCCGCCTGTTCTCATCTGATTCATCCGTGCTTGAGGCTGGAACCGCTATCCTGATCGCGATGCTGATCTCAGCGCTGTTCACCGGGCTTACTGGACTGTTTACCGGTATTTTCAAAGCTGCTGGAGAAGGGATTCCAACCAATGTGATGGCAATCTGCCAAGGAACCTTGTTCATTCCAGTCATCATTATTTTCCATCAGTACTTTGGTCTTACAGGTGTGATCTGGTCTATGACCATAACTGAAATCGTCACAAGCGTTCTAGGGCTGATCCTATTTGTATTCCATTACAGACGTATTAGTCAAAAAAACAATCGGCTTGTAGTCAATGCTTAA